A stretch of Gemmobacter fulvus DNA encodes these proteins:
- a CDS encoding SH3 domain-containing protein: MLRLILLLCAALFVVMLVGGRDYGQLRPGLAALQNDPAPAQASAEPAVAPVQPLVTQASFTPEPEAQPEMPLILPLVSPAATQTEAPAPTSGGEIRYITARSVNVREGPSTEFPVVGKLTRGEAALVIWTEDNGWARILIEGDGVEGFISGEFLATAAP, translated from the coding sequence ATGCTGCGTTTGATCCTTCTTCTGTGTGCTGCCTTGTTTGTCGTGATGCTCGTCGGCGGGCGGGATTACGGCCAGCTTCGCCCCGGTCTGGCCGCGCTGCAAAACGATCCGGCACCCGCCCAGGCCAGCGCAGAGCCCGCAGTCGCGCCGGTGCAGCCCCTTGTGACGCAGGCCAGCTTTACCCCCGAACCCGAAGCGCAGCCCGAGATGCCGCTGATTCTGCCGCTGGTCAGCCCGGCTGCGACCCAGACCGAGGCCCCTGCCCCGACCAGCGGCGGCGAGATTCGCTATATCACCGCCCGGTCGGTGAATGTGCGCGAAGGGCCGTCGACCGAATTTCCCGTGGTTGGAAAACTGACACGCGGCGAGGCGGCGCTTGTGATCTGGACCGAGGACAATGGCTGGGCGCGCATCCTGATCGAAGGCGATGGCGTGGAGGGATTCATTTCCGGCGAATTCCTCGCGACGGCCGCGCCCTGA